Part of the Lampris incognitus isolate fLamInc1 chromosome 1, fLamInc1.hap2, whole genome shotgun sequence genome is shown below.
cgtattgtcattcccacagagatgagggaggtgatcttagagagaatacacgacgggcaccaggggatagttaagtgcagagagagagctagccaatcggtgtggtggcccaaaatgacggagcacattacaacaaagatacagcaatgtcaattctgcagagaacacaagaacacacagagaaaagagcctttaatgtcaagtgagctcccatccagaccatggcagaaagttggcatagacctgtgtgagtacaaaaagcaaaactacttgatagtgtctgactattattccaggtttttggagatcctaaatctaccaacaactactagcagtcaggttgtagctaggctgaaggctacatttgcacgttttggtatccttgaaattgtagttagcgataatgggccacagctagtttcagaagagatgaggaggttcagtgaggattatgatttcatccatgtgacttcaagcccacactacccccagagtaatggacaggcagagagagctGTTCAGacagccaaaagcatattaagacaggaagaccctctcctcgccctgttgacatacagagctccaccctcttcttccactggagccagtccagcggaattgctcatgggtaggagaatcagaaccaccttacccacattgcagcataacctgaaaccagcctggcctaaagaggaactgatcaaaaccgctgacgccacagccaaatcgaggcaggctttctactacaaccgcgggaatggcgtgcggacactgcgcccactgaactcgggtgacgcagtactcgccaaacttgatggacagaaaacatggacaatgccagcagttgttcacagtcagagctccactccctgatcctacatagtggagacagctcaaggttaacattacagaaggaacaggcgccacctgttggccacacccaaaacactcacttttgtcagcagggatcctgaccgtgtcactccaggggagagtggaaacacggatgagtcccgagcagcagaaatgccaacgtccccaccatatgttactcgctctggcagggtgagcaagccagcaatccggctggatttgtgaggcgtatggacttgtgtactgtgggagatttttttattttttgtgaaaaggggggtgatatacaggttggaattaaaatataaatatttcagttgagttatggactctttaaagcttacaccccaggcatgtcagtaaatgttcagagaaatgtttagaaaatcatcttagagggggagatgtaatgaatgaaagacatTATTTTGAAGGTtctgtcacttgtttaacttgacctactcacgggtgtacgtgcagtgcgtgtgacgtatacaggaagttagacgctcatgttatgaaggttgtatgttgaacgaacgctaggaaaagctacacagttaagaacctacgaagtcggctcattcttgaattattcttatgtcagtaagacaaggcatcTACAGACATTACAGTATGCATGGACTATTTATCACTGGTGCCTGACAGTCATAACACAAAAGATATCTTGGTTATAACTGATCACTTTACCAAGTATGCAGTTGCCATACCCACCAAAGATCAGAAGGCTACAACAGTTGCAAAGTGGCTTTGGGACCAGTATTTAGTGCATTACGGCTTTCCAGAACACCAGAACATCTACTCAGTGATCAAGGCAGGGACTTTGGGTCTCAACTCATTAAGGAGCTCTGCACTCTAGCGGGTATCACCAAAGTGCGCGCTAGTCCCTATCACCCACAGGGAAATCTGGTTGAACGGTTCAATCGAACACTTCTTGGCATGTTAGGAACCTTGAGCGACAAGAAGAAAAGTCACTGGCGTGACTACGTAAAGCCATTAACCCATGATTACAACTGCGCCAAGAATGAGGTCACCGGGTTCAGTCCATATGAGTTAATGTTTGTGCGTCAGCCTAGGTTACCACTGGACATTACGTTCTGCTTGCCTGTTGGAGGTGGTGCACctaaatcccacttctgacaccaatgtagtgatgGGGGTCCTTTACTATCCTCCCCTACTGTCCTCCCTGCTGAGCCTGCACAACAGGAGTAtccagtaagagagagagatcacagaagttgaatcagttcatctggacacaacgtccagataaactgattcagctttctgtgatttccttacctggattattgggcatgcataaagacatgagagagagagggagagagagagagagagtatgtgcatgcgttgatatgagtaaagcagattttggggagggggggcatttacttgaccttttcaggggcccaacCATTTCTGTGGGTGGGCCTGTTGCCCATGCAAACCAAAATGCTAAAATCTCACACTTTCACCTGCTAAAACATTGTTTCTTCTATTGTAGAGAAACACAGTACAATGATTTTGCCCACTAAGCACTGGCCACATTTGACCTGATTATATATGCAGTCAAACTAATGCACTAAACTGAGAGTCAACAAAACATGTGAATAAACATCTTTCTGATTTACGTGAGGAGACCTGTGTCATTGCTCTTGATGGGTTTATATTAGGACTGACCATAGGCTTAGCCCAGTTCAATCAGGGAAATCTGATGCAAACTGTAAACTTCGCTCCCATGTTAATTAATCTATGAGCAAGTTTTCTCATCTCTTGGCTAAAGGTCCATCTTCAAGTTACTCTAATGGCCTAATCCTTATTGTACAAACAGTATATagtatgatcacacacacacacacaacccaagaTGGGCACAACAGCATGTCTTACCAAATATAGTAAGCGCTCATTCTGTCCCACTCTGTTACATGATCCCCTATCCCACCCATCACACGCGTCAACTTTCTGGCACATCACCGGGAAACTCTAAAGGACAGCTCAACTGTGAAAGGCTGGGAGAGCAGGAGGGGATTGTTAATATTTGGGTTTTTGTGGGcttgtcattgtagggtgggggCTATTTTGATGCTGTTAgagcattttaaattgtttagcaTGGTCTTGCTCTAGCGTGACTTGACTAGGTTAGTGAAATATTtccaatgtacactaccgttcaaaagtttgggatcacccaaacaattttgtgttttccatgaaaagtcacacttattcaccaccatatgttgtgaaatgaatagaaaatagagtcaagacattgacaaggttagaaataatgatttgtatttgaaataagattttttttacatcaaactttgctttcgtcaaagaatcctccatttgcagcaattacagcattgcagacctttggcattctagctgttaatttgttgaggtaatctggagaaattgcaccccacgcttccagaagcagctcccacaagttggattggttggatgggcacttctttgagcagattgagtttctggagcatcacatttgtggggtcaattaaacgctcaaaatggccagaaaaagagaactttcatctgaaactcgacagtctattcttgttcttagaaatgaaggctattccatgcgagaaattgctaagaaattgaagatttcctacaccggtgtgtactactcccttcagaggacagcacaaacaggctctaaccagagtagaaaaagaagtgggaggccgcgttgcacaactgagcaagaagataagtacattagagtctctagtttgagaaacagacgcctcacaggtccccaactggcatcttcattaaatagtacctgttagagcctgtttgtgctgtcctctgaagggagtagtacacaccggtgtaggaaatcttcaatttcttagcaatttctcgcatggaatagccttcatttctaagaacaagaatagactgtcgagtttcagatgaaagttctctttttctggccattttgagcgtttaattgaccccacaaatgtgatgctccagaaactcaatctgctcaaagaagtgcccatccaaccaatccaacttgtgggagctgcttctggaagcgtggggtgcaatttctccagattacctcaacaaattaacagctagaatgccaaaggtctgcaatgctgtaattgctgcaaatggaggattctttgacgaaagcaaagtttgatgtaaaaaaaatcttatttcaaatacaaatcattatttctaaccttgtcaatgtcttgactctattttctattcatttcacaacatatggtggtgaataagtgtgacttttcatggaaaacacgaaattgtttgggtgatcccaaacttttgaacggtagtgtatatataaatatatgtgcaTTGGCCTGTGTAGACAACAGGGAACATAGGGACTGCAGTTAATGTGAGTGCATGATAGAGGCTTTCGGGTCAGAGGGCAAGTCGCTCTGTGTTCTCACAACTGAGACAGTTTCACAGCACGCAGAACTTCACTGGAGTATGTGGAGGTATTTAAAGCACACAGATCAcatgtgcagagagagagagagaggacaggaggATGAAGGGCGAGAAAGTTGTTTTTGGAAACGTGGAAGAGAGCAAGAGCGtcacagagagaggtagagaccgtgagacagagagaaaaagagagagaaaaaggaagaggGAAAGTAGGGGGGCATGAGGGCACAAGGTTGTGGGTGCCTGAATTTGATGTCTGAGGCTGACCATTCCCTCTCCAGTTGACGGAGGCAAAAAGGAGGAATAGCCAGCGGTGGGAAGGGCCCACTGACCCAGCTAATGGAAGAGGGATAAGAACTGAAAGTTACTGAACCAAAGTCCCACAGAGGAGCTGAACAAGGACACGGGGTGCCAAGTGTTTCCTTCTCTGTCACTGGAGAGCAGTGTTGGTGGAAAGCAGTAGCGACGGTGGACTAACGTATCAGGAGCAGACCTTGCACAGTCACGTATCTTGGTCGATTCATTTTCCTGGGAAGATATAGAGGCACAGTGGGGCAATGTGGGCCCTGGTAACTGAGCTCCTCTTCAGCTTTGTACTGCTGGCTTTCCtggtcatcagctgtcaaaatgTTCTCCACATAGCCAGTGGCTCAGTGCGCTCTGTGCTCGCCTACATACATGCTCAGCTGGACCGGGAGCTTGGGGAAGTTGAGGGAGTGGCCGATGAGGAGGAGAATGTTACTACCAGGGTGGTTCGTCGCAGAGTCATCCTCAAGGTATCACATCCACAGAAATAAAGACtggcagagagagcaagaaagagaaagagagacggctAATGGAATCAGGGTCAATTTTAAAGAAAGCTGGGAAAAGGATGCATGAAATCTCAAGAAGACAAAGTGGTATAAAAGCTGATTTGGGTGAAAGTTGATGGTGCAAGAAAATTTACACAAGCACAAGAGTGGAAAAAAGTTTATTTTGATGAGGGAAAATGCTTGGACAAAGTAAACTGCAATTGAATGGAGGAGGGGCGCCAAAAGTCTTAACTGGAGCAGCCGGTACAAATTCCATTCAATAACTAAACAAGTTCATCTCGGGATTTTGAACAAATACAACCAATTATTTAATAGTTTCTGCATTGTGACACAGGGGTAGAGTAGAAGTACAGTAAGGGGACATAATTAGACTGAAGCTAAGTTTGTCGATGTGCTGTAATGGATGTGAATAGATTTTCTTGGGCTCAGCCAGTTTGGGCTTAACTTCCATGCCAGCCTTCTAGCATTTTCCCCTCTGTACCGACCCATTCTGGTCTGAATACAGCTAATGAACAAGGCTTTGAAGACTTTAAATAGCGAGCCTTTACTCATGCATTTAAACTCACTGTACATTTGTCTGAATACAGGGGGGGTTTTATCTTACAGAAAGTTGTGCCAGCTTCCTGCAAAGTATTAGAACCAATAACTGCATTATCACAAACCCCACCAACTTTAACTAGAGCTGCTAATACCCTGCAGTGGAATCCTTATGGAATTCCACGGATCTCCGATGTTGTTTTTACATTCTTCTGAAAACAACCCCTTTCTCCAGTCACCCACCTGTCtgcccttctctccctccctctctccccctatcCAGTGAAGGGGGGGGTGTTGACTCGTAAACGATGACAGATCCCATTGCTCCATATTCTAGCGCCCATTTCGTTATGTTTGCTGACTCCGCATTTCCTTCTGCACCAGCTTCAGTTTACAAAGTAAACACTTTGGGATAGTAACGTCAACCAAGGCGTTCCTCCTTTAGTCTGTCATGGCAGATCAGCAGTTCTGCTACGCACAGCGATACCGTGATACTGCGACGACCTATATGAATATAGACTTTTTATTCTACCATGGGGAATGAGTACTTGCATGTTAAGATTCCAGCTTAACACgcaagaaaaaaaattttttaaaaagaaagtgaaaaaaaaactgcTACTTGGATTGCAGCAGTCTAGAGAATGGATCCACTACTTGATACATAGGCCAGAGCCTCATATCCTTCTCTTTAGAagaccactccagaaacaatgaTCTAACCTTGCTTTTCTCACTCATCCGGAAGAGTCCTGTGTTAATATTGTATTCAGTGAA
Proteins encoded:
- the ank1a gene encoding ankyrin-1a isoform X3, translated to MWALVTELLFSFVLLAFLVISCQNVLHIASGSVRSVLAYIHAQLDRELGEVEGVADEEENVTTRVVRRRVILKGDEVEDLPGEHVSEEQFTDEHGNIVTKKGSPQDPTPSPRPSYLDT